A window of Rubricoccus marinus contains these coding sequences:
- a CDS encoding T9SS type A sorting domain-containing protein, producing MRGTRTQGFLGSDDPTPADGFCSVYTYNETAASFGEGYECVTDATVGQPVLGGVMAYVYNDDDPTTPGVQGGFPKTLTAHGFTGSIPSRYILTYTDDPDRPAYQEGWHLVGNPHPSPMDWDAVGKAGASDVAYVYDPNYLGGDYRSWSSGTSSGDLSDGIIPYMQSFFVKMNAAGFLSNFRSARVDGDQTGTYGKTEPATASSLRLGLAVAADGVETPMSAAFVAPTEGAALGEDDSDAYRLTPGAWPRATVSTMTLGADPVPLAINALPADASGEITLPVEIAAEGYAAGDLEVVLTWTGALPEGWSATLTDRHTGEQHVIEPGGEVRLTLGVPSAAKSAVRPRGLGLDMLPPQARSLEKASSGGAISSGDRLALVLTPANAVSTSETPEASFGLGAPAPNPARGLVRVPYTLSASGEARVSVYDALGREVATLASGAHAAGAHTATLDAGALAPGVYVVRLSTPEAASVQRITVVR from the coding sequence ATGCGTGGCACCCGCACCCAGGGATTCCTGGGATCAGACGATCCGACTCCCGCCGATGGATTCTGCTCGGTCTACACCTACAACGAGACCGCCGCATCTTTCGGGGAGGGATACGAGTGCGTGACCGATGCGACCGTCGGCCAGCCCGTGCTTGGGGGTGTGATGGCGTACGTCTACAACGACGACGACCCCACGACGCCAGGGGTTCAAGGCGGCTTTCCGAAGACGCTGACCGCCCATGGATTTACAGGCAGCATTCCAAGTCGTTACATCCTCACGTACACGGACGATCCTGATCGCCCCGCATACCAGGAAGGATGGCACCTGGTAGGGAATCCACATCCATCACCGATGGATTGGGATGCCGTCGGAAAGGCGGGTGCTTCAGATGTAGCGTACGTGTACGATCCAAACTATCTCGGTGGCGACTACCGTTCGTGGAGCTCAGGGACGTCTAGTGGGGATTTGTCCGATGGCATCATTCCGTACATGCAGAGTTTCTTCGTCAAGATGAATGCGGCGGGCTTTTTGTCCAACTTCCGATCAGCACGCGTCGATGGCGATCAGACGGGTACCTACGGAAAGACCGAGCCTGCTACGGCCTCGTCGCTGCGGCTGGGGCTGGCGGTTGCAGCGGATGGCGTCGAAACGCCGATGTCCGCAGCGTTCGTCGCGCCCACCGAAGGCGCCGCGCTCGGCGAGGACGACAGTGACGCCTACCGCCTGACGCCCGGTGCCTGGCCCCGCGCGACCGTTTCCACGATGACGCTCGGCGCCGACCCCGTCCCGCTCGCCATCAACGCCCTCCCCGCCGACGCCTCTGGCGAGATCACGCTCCCCGTCGAGATTGCCGCCGAGGGCTACGCCGCGGGCGACCTGGAGGTGGTCCTCACCTGGACCGGCGCGCTTCCCGAAGGCTGGAGCGCCACGCTCACGGACCGCCACACCGGCGAGCAGCACGTCATCGAACCCGGAGGCGAGGTCCGCCTCACGCTGGGCGTGCCATCGGCCGCCAAGTCTGCGGTCCGGCCTCGCGGCCTGGGCCTTGACATGCTGCCCCCGCAGGCACGTTCTCTTGAGAAGGCGTCCAGCGGAGGCGCCATTTCCTCTGGCGACCGCCTCGCGCTGGTCCTCACGCCCGCGAACGCCGTAAGCACGAGCGAGACGCCAGAGGCCTCTTTCGGCCTCGGCGCTCCGGCGCCGAACCCTGCCAGAGGCCTCGTACGGGTTCCGTACACGCTCTCGGCCTCTGGCGAGGCGCGGGTCTCGGTCTACGACGCGCTGGGCCGCGAGGTCGCAACGTTGGCCTCTGGCGCCCACGCAGCTGGTGCGCACACGGCGACGCTGGACGCGGGCGCGCTCGCGCCGGGCGTGTACGTGGTGCGTCTCTCGACGCCAGAGGCGGCCTCGGTGCAGCGCATCACTGTGGTGCGGTAG
- a CDS encoding S8 family serine peptidase, which yields MPRYLLAPLALLFAFAVTPEAQTNVVSAEIAQAFQARGEARVVIMLESPAVKRVDLTDLAAVKREVDAVQESVLATLGASSYVTHHQYETVPALVLTLTSKKALDQLLAHPHVRKVDLDVGGSGGLDDSVALIRADERQTKGNSGSGIVVAVIDSGIDTDHADFSGRIAHQECFLDTDGTINGVGQCPDGSDRQTGAGSAEDDHGHGTHVAGIVASGGTVSSVGVAPGADIVAIKVLNSNNSFFYFSEIVAALDFVSANPALGVQVINMSLGTNAQYAGDCDDAAAFTMAGAAAINSLRANGVIAMASAGNNGSGTTMGAPACISNVISVGATDDNDSVTGFSQSNSTTDVFAPGNAIVAPWFDGATAVLSGTSMASPHVAGCAALLIESGDATTPDAIEAFLEASPVLVTDVTNGLSFPRLDCAPTLTATLTGVRDYRVLALPTGGTYDDLLGPLWTQGFQNSDDASGGCSAYSYDETAASFEGGYTCLTDQGATFARGRGAYVYVYADDDLDASGVQGGFPKTLSVPDPGFTNSGAPFTFAPTYTNNLGVPSYQEGWNLLGNPLTAGMDWDETIRGGGLTPTIYVLDPNYFGGDYRTWTAGIGGDLPGGVVPAFQGFFAKAVAASPTLEAPLASVVDPGPGVYGKTERTPLRLELSTAAGPVSAAFVAVAPEAALGEDVLDAYRLTPAAYPRTVLSTSSIGAEPVPLALNALPQEASGEMEVPLTVAAEGHTAGPLALSLAWSGALPEGWTATLVDRTLGTATPLAESGTYAFTLDVSETAKRSAALGLDLMSFTAPEAKTGGTADSGDRFVLRIAPASAVSTDATPEAGFALGAPSPNPARGMIRVPYALASSGEAEVSVVDALGREVAVLASGAHSAGSHEAALDASTLAPGVYVVRLSTPEASAVRRVTVVR from the coding sequence ATGCCCCGATACCTCCTTGCGCCACTGGCGCTACTCTTCGCTTTCGCCGTCACGCCAGAGGCTCAGACAAATGTGGTTTCGGCAGAGATCGCCCAGGCATTTCAGGCCAGGGGCGAGGCTCGTGTGGTCATCATGTTGGAGTCGCCAGCCGTCAAGCGCGTTGACCTCACGGATCTTGCCGCCGTGAAGCGTGAGGTTGACGCCGTGCAAGAGAGCGTCCTCGCAACTCTCGGCGCCAGCAGCTATGTCACTCACCACCAGTACGAGACGGTCCCCGCGCTCGTGCTCACCCTGACCTCAAAGAAAGCCCTTGACCAGTTGCTGGCACACCCACACGTGCGCAAGGTCGACCTGGATGTGGGCGGTTCGGGAGGCCTTGACGACAGCGTCGCGCTCATCCGCGCCGACGAGCGCCAGACGAAGGGCAACAGCGGCAGTGGCATCGTCGTGGCGGTTATCGATAGTGGCATCGACACCGACCACGCGGACTTCTCAGGGCGCATTGCGCACCAAGAGTGCTTTCTAGATACCGACGGCACCATCAACGGGGTGGGACAGTGCCCCGACGGCAGTGACCGGCAGACGGGTGCGGGTTCAGCCGAAGACGACCACGGTCACGGGACGCACGTGGCAGGTATCGTGGCCTCTGGCGGGACGGTTTCCTCTGTGGGCGTGGCTCCCGGAGCGGACATTGTGGCCATCAAGGTCCTCAACAGCAACAACAGCTTTTTCTACTTCTCCGAAATCGTGGCGGCTCTCGATTTTGTGAGCGCGAACCCAGCGCTGGGTGTTCAGGTCATCAACATGAGCCTGGGAACGAACGCGCAGTACGCAGGCGATTGTGACGACGCAGCGGCCTTTACCATGGCAGGCGCAGCGGCCATCAACTCGCTCCGCGCCAATGGCGTGATTGCGATGGCGAGTGCCGGAAACAATGGGTCCGGAACGACGATGGGAGCACCGGCCTGCATCAGCAACGTGATCTCGGTTGGGGCGACGGACGACAACGACAGTGTCACCGGCTTCTCGCAGAGCAACTCGACGACCGATGTCTTTGCCCCGGGCAACGCCATCGTTGCTCCGTGGTTCGATGGTGCAACGGCGGTGCTCTCTGGTACCAGCATGGCAAGCCCGCACGTGGCGGGCTGCGCGGCTCTGCTTATCGAGTCTGGTGATGCCACGACGCCCGATGCCATTGAGGCTTTCCTTGAGGCCTCGCCGGTCCTCGTGACAGACGTTACCAATGGACTCTCTTTCCCCCGTCTGGACTGCGCGCCCACATTAACAGCCACGCTGACGGGCGTGCGCGATTACCGCGTGCTTGCGCTCCCCACCGGCGGCACCTACGACGACCTCCTCGGCCCGCTCTGGACGCAAGGTTTCCAGAACTCAGACGACGCCTCTGGCGGCTGTTCCGCCTACAGCTACGACGAGACCGCCGCGAGCTTCGAGGGCGGATATACGTGCCTCACCGACCAGGGCGCTACGTTCGCCAGAGGCCGCGGTGCCTACGTCTACGTTTATGCCGACGATGACCTCGACGCCTCTGGCGTGCAGGGCGGCTTCCCCAAAACGCTGAGCGTGCCCGATCCCGGGTTCACGAATAGTGGCGCCCCGTTCACCTTTGCGCCGACGTACACCAACAACCTCGGCGTGCCCAGCTACCAGGAAGGTTGGAATCTCCTCGGTAACCCGCTCACGGCCGGCATGGACTGGGACGAGACGATCCGTGGCGGCGGTCTCACGCCGACGATCTACGTCCTCGACCCGAACTACTTCGGCGGCGACTACCGGACGTGGACGGCTGGAATTGGCGGGGACCTGCCCGGAGGCGTCGTTCCGGCGTTCCAGGGCTTTTTTGCCAAGGCCGTCGCTGCGTCTCCAACGCTGGAAGCGCCTCTGGCGTCGGTCGTGGACCCCGGGCCGGGTGTATACGGCAAGACGGAACGGACACCGCTGCGCCTAGAGCTCTCGACCGCTGCCGGTCCGGTTTCCGCCGCGTTCGTAGCCGTGGCGCCAGAGGCCGCGCTGGGTGAGGACGTACTAGACGCCTACCGTCTCACGCCAGCGGCCTACCCGCGCACGGTGCTCAGCACGAGCAGCATCGGCGCAGAGCCCGTGCCTCTGGCGCTGAACGCGCTGCCGCAAGAGGCCTCTGGCGAGATGGAGGTTCCGCTGACGGTCGCCGCTGAAGGCCACACCGCCGGGCCTCTGGCGCTGAGCCTCGCGTGGAGCGGCGCGCTCCCCGAGGGGTGGACGGCCACGCTCGTGGACCGCACGCTCGGTACCGCGACGCCTCTGGCGGAGAGCGGTACCTACGCCTTCACGCTCGACGTGAGCGAGACCGCTAAGCGCTCCGCCGCACTCGGCCTCGACCTGATGTCGTTCACGGCGCCAGAGGCCAAGACCGGCGGCACGGCAGACTCCGGTGATCGCTTCGTGCTCCGCATCGCGCCCGCAAGCGCCGTGAGCACAGACGCGACGCCAGAGGCCGGGTTCGCGCTCGGTGCTCCGTCGCCCAACCCCGCGCGGGGCATGATCCGCGTGCCGTACGCGCTCGCGTCCTCTGGCGAGGCGGAGGTCTCAGTAGTGGACGCACTCGGCCGCGAGGTGGCCGTCCTGGCCTCTGGCGCGCACAGCGCGGGAAGCCACGAGGCGGCGCTGGACGCGAGCACACTCGCGCCGGGCGTGTACGTCGTGCGGCTGAGCACGCCGGAGGCGTCGGCCGTCCGCCGCGTCACCGTCGTGCGGTAA
- a CDS encoding helix-turn-helix transcriptional regulator, which yields MALSLTSAEQRRVADAIRVLASPLACASEEEWRGLATEHARSATGLGSGVLTMADERGLEASTDGVDPSRLAAYAQFFPLLERCGVLARGLHLGVCTRREIYGPAYERLARTAYTQDFLPSIRSYDALSFIVPLVSRPRALADVVQLTLSVTERGRSVAEKQRQLGHLLYPALTAGIDACTAMRSTRSRLCATLDATGLACLVADRAGRIVHRTPGLVALCSREPKREALLALASRLALSFWSEAPTPRAALDGSAATYALSATEVHDGRDAYCVVAVSERRERRSGPLAPEAAARLGLTPRQAEVAVLLAERWTNREIAAALAISVHTARHHVEAVLERLGVPRVEVGRAIRPL from the coding sequence GTGGCTCTTTCTCTCACCTCCGCCGAGCAGCGCCGCGTGGCCGACGCCATCCGCGTTCTCGCCTCGCCTCTGGCGTGCGCCTCCGAAGAGGAGTGGCGCGGCCTCGCCACCGAGCACGCGCGCAGCGCGACGGGCCTGGGCTCCGGTGTGCTCACCATGGCCGACGAGCGGGGCCTGGAAGCGTCCACGGACGGCGTCGATCCCAGCCGGTTGGCCGCCTACGCGCAGTTCTTCCCGCTTCTGGAGAGGTGCGGCGTTCTCGCCAGAGGCCTCCACCTGGGCGTCTGCACCCGCCGCGAGATCTACGGACCCGCCTACGAGCGCCTCGCGCGGACCGCGTACACGCAGGACTTCCTCCCCTCGATCCGCTCGTACGACGCCCTCTCGTTTATCGTCCCGCTCGTCTCGCGCCCCCGCGCCCTCGCCGACGTGGTTCAGCTCACGCTCAGCGTGACCGAGCGCGGCCGGTCGGTCGCGGAGAAGCAGCGCCAACTCGGACACCTTCTCTACCCCGCGCTCACGGCCGGGATCGACGCGTGCACGGCGATGCGAAGCACGCGCTCTCGCCTCTGCGCCACGCTGGACGCAACTGGCCTCGCCTGCCTCGTCGCCGATCGCGCAGGCCGCATCGTCCATCGCACGCCGGGCCTTGTCGCCTTGTGCTCGCGCGAGCCCAAGCGCGAGGCGCTCCTCGCCCTCGCGAGCCGGCTCGCCCTCTCGTTCTGGAGCGAGGCGCCCACGCCGCGCGCCGCGCTCGACGGCTCAGCGGCCACATATGCCCTCTCGGCCACCGAGGTCCACGACGGGCGCGACGCGTACTGCGTCGTCGCGGTCTCGGAGCGCCGCGAGCGCCGGAGCGGGCCTCTGGCGCCAGAGGCCGCCGCCCGCCTCGGCCTCACGCCACGCCAGGCCGAGGTCGCCGTGCTGCTGGCGGAGCGCTGGACCAACCGCGAGATCGCCGCCGCGCTCGCCATTAGCGTGCACACGGCGCGGCACCACGTCGAGGCCGTGCTGGAGCGGCTGGGCGTCCCCCGCGTCGAGGTCGGCCGCGCGATCCGCCCGTTGTAG
- a CDS encoding alpha/beta fold hydrolase, with protein MLATHSIGTAGPALLALHGGLGWDSAALRPWLDPLAEHARLTYVDLLGCGSAPDPDDWSTVAHGTWAAGVEDVRQRLDEARGGHERVILFGHSYGGIIALEAALAYPERVAGLILCATPSAAAHIPAAVERAQARDLSADVRAALNAVLSAPPTSDAEFAALMPALLPLYAHAPDAHDFAAYAAGIRFRAAPCRRSFYELLGDYDARQRLAEIAAPTLVLSGRHDWVAAPADAHADFLAGLPLAEGHVFEHSGHLPFLEEPEAFVRVAGEWLERQASGAAD; from the coding sequence CTGCTCGCTACCCACTCCATAGGCACCGCCGGCCCCGCTCTGCTCGCGCTCCACGGCGGCCTCGGCTGGGATAGCGCCGCCCTCCGCCCCTGGCTGGACCCTCTGGCGGAGCACGCGCGGCTCACGTATGTGGACCTGCTGGGATGCGGCAGCGCCCCCGACCCCGACGACTGGAGCACCGTTGCGCACGGCACGTGGGCCGCTGGCGTCGAGGACGTGCGCCAGAGGTTGGACGAGGCTCGTGGCGGGCACGAGCGGGTGATTTTGTTCGGGCATTCCTACGGCGGCATCATCGCGCTAGAGGCGGCGCTGGCCTACCCCGAGCGCGTAGCGGGCCTCATCCTGTGCGCCACGCCGAGCGCGGCGGCCCACATCCCCGCAGCGGTCGAGCGCGCGCAGGCGCGGGATCTCTCTGCAGATGTGCGCGCCGCGTTGAACGCCGTCCTTTCCGCGCCCCCCACCTCCGACGCTGAGTTCGCGGCGTTGATGCCAGCGCTGCTCCCGCTCTACGCGCACGCTCCCGACGCGCACGACTTCGCGGCCTACGCCGCGGGCATCCGCTTCCGCGCCGCTCCGTGCCGGCGCTCGTTCTACGAACTCCTCGGCGATTACGACGCCCGCCAGAGGCTTGCGGAGATCGCCGCGCCCACGCTCGTTCTCTCCGGGCGCCACGATTGGGTCGCCGCGCCCGCCGACGCCCACGCCGACTTCCTGGCAGGTCTGCCTCTGGCGGAGGGCCACGTGTTCGAGCACAGCGGACACCTCCCGTTCCTGGAAGAGCCCGAGGCGTTCGTGCGCGTCGCCGGCGAGTGGCTGGAGCGCCAAGCCTCTGGCGCTGCCGACTAA
- a CDS encoding protein kinase domain-containing protein: MTLTPPTWAELDAALKAALELGAEDRAAYLAALPPALCKQLGPLLDAALADHPILDNPGALVELLAPEDASASVHEGARVGPYRISALVGEGGMGRVYRAHRADGAFEQTVALKVVRTTLALAGSDVAARLRRERVLLAALDHPGIARLIDGGETEDGVPYLVTEFVDGAPITAWAHARGLDVQARVRLIAAVARAVDHAHRRFVVHRDLKPSNVLVTERDGPDGSPEARPVVLDFGIAKLLEEGANAASGGDTYPLTRTGLRVLTPAYAAPELYDASAAVTTSADVYGLGALLYEILTGARPHEDTLASGAPTVEPVRPSRLVPASHPRRASGDGSAPSETSPQALNARTLRGDLDTICLKALHLNPARRYSTAADLADDLDRYLTGRPVKARPDSVAYVFGRFAKRHRAAVGASAVALLALVLGLAFSLVSLANEREAVAVAETARSEAERSAQRATEAANLLAGMFQTASPDYAEGREFTTREALAEGVARVGRVEAPALRAYLNRVLAETYIQIGEPQTADSLLTVSLGLLGSDATGEEASGVRRRLASTRDAMADFESVLSLGQRLYRDHRGEDSEYEFIGLHWISRAYSDLGEHEKAIATAERTLTMLRPGASGARQERAWSRLGEALFLAGRVEESIEPLETSLGVAVAEAGRRNSRATRALMALGRARGHLGQITEAEVLLQEAIAFDTERYGADHVIYPIAYLGEARLYAGQYRRAASTFASAVAVAERRMPADHPDLGEWYALKAEAGLGFGAFAQAERDARAALAIAEAHGDTAAADRARRHLAAATGGRPPEAARRAQQILPARR; this comes from the coding sequence GTGACCCTCACTCCCCCGACGTGGGCCGAACTCGACGCGGCGCTGAAAGCCGCGCTCGAACTCGGCGCAGAAGATCGCGCGGCGTACCTCGCAGCGCTCCCGCCCGCTCTTTGCAAGCAGCTCGGACCGCTCCTCGACGCAGCCCTGGCGGACCATCCGATTTTGGACAACCCCGGCGCCCTCGTCGAGCTTCTGGCGCCAGAGGATGCGAGCGCGAGCGTGCATGAGGGCGCGCGCGTCGGCCCGTACCGTATCAGCGCGCTCGTCGGCGAGGGCGGGATGGGCCGCGTCTACCGCGCCCACCGCGCCGATGGCGCCTTCGAACAGACCGTCGCGCTCAAGGTCGTCCGCACGACACTCGCCCTCGCCGGCTCCGACGTCGCCGCCCGCCTCCGACGTGAGCGCGTCCTCCTGGCTGCACTGGACCACCCCGGCATCGCGCGGCTCATCGACGGCGGCGAGACCGAGGACGGCGTGCCCTACCTCGTCACCGAGTTCGTAGACGGCGCGCCCATCACGGCCTGGGCCCACGCCAGAGGCCTGGACGTGCAGGCCCGGGTCCGCCTCATTGCCGCCGTCGCCCGCGCGGTGGACCACGCGCACCGCCGCTTCGTCGTCCACCGCGACCTCAAGCCGTCGAACGTGCTCGTCACCGAGCGCGACGGCCCGGACGGCTCGCCAGAGGCCCGGCCCGTCGTGCTGGACTTCGGCATCGCGAAGCTCTTAGAAGAGGGCGCAAACGCGGCCTCTGGCGGAGACACGTACCCGTTGACGCGGACGGGTCTGCGGGTGCTCACGCCTGCCTACGCCGCGCCAGAGCTGTACGACGCCTCGGCTGCGGTGACGACCTCGGCCGACGTGTACGGCCTGGGCGCGTTGCTCTACGAGATCCTGACGGGCGCACGGCCGCATGAGGACACCCTAGCCTCTGGCGCCCCGACGGTGGAGCCCGTGCGCCCGTCCAGGCTCGTCCCGGCGTCCCACCCACGGCGCGCCTCTGGCGACGGGAGCGCCCCGTCAGAGACTTCGCCGCAGGCTCTAAACGCCCGCACGCTCCGCGGGGACCTCGACACGATCTGTCTCAAGGCGCTCCACCTCAATCCCGCTCGGCGCTACAGCACGGCGGCGGACCTCGCAGACGACTTGGACCGCTACCTCACGGGACGGCCCGTAAAGGCCCGGCCGGACTCGGTGGCGTACGTGTTCGGCCGCTTTGCGAAGCGGCACCGGGCGGCGGTCGGAGCGAGCGCCGTTGCGCTTCTGGCGCTCGTGCTCGGACTCGCATTCTCCCTCGTCTCGCTCGCGAACGAACGCGAGGCGGTGGCCGTTGCCGAGACCGCCCGTTCAGAAGCGGAACGCTCCGCACAACGCGCCACCGAAGCCGCGAACCTCCTGGCCGGAATGTTCCAGACCGCGAGCCCGGACTACGCCGAGGGCCGCGAGTTTACGACGCGAGAGGCGCTCGCCGAAGGCGTTGCGCGCGTCGGCCGCGTGGAGGCCCCTGCGCTCCGGGCGTACCTCAACCGTGTGCTGGCGGAGACCTACATCCAGATCGGCGAGCCGCAGACGGCGGATTCCCTCCTTACCGTGTCGCTCGGGCTTCTCGGTAGCGATGCGACTGGCGAAGAGGCCTCTGGCGTCCGTCGTCGCCTGGCCTCGACCCGGGACGCGATGGCTGATTTTGAGAGCGTTCTATCGCTCGGTCAGCGCCTCTACCGCGATCACCGCGGCGAGGACTCGGAATACGAGTTTATCGGCCTGCACTGGATCTCACGCGCGTATTCCGATCTCGGCGAGCACGAAAAGGCCATCGCCACCGCGGAGCGGACCTTAACGATGCTCCGTCCCGGAGCCAGCGGCGCGCGGCAAGAGCGAGCGTGGTCGCGGCTCGGCGAGGCGCTCTTCCTTGCGGGTCGGGTGGAAGAGTCCATCGAGCCACTTGAAACCTCTCTGGGAGTTGCGGTAGCCGAAGCCGGCCGGCGTAACAGCCGCGCCACGCGCGCACTCATGGCGCTCGGCCGCGCCAGAGGCCACCTTGGCCAGATCACGGAGGCGGAGGTCCTTCTCCAAGAGGCCATCGCGTTCGACACGGAGAGGTACGGGGCTGATCACGTTATCTACCCGATCGCGTACCTCGGTGAGGCGCGGCTTTACGCGGGCCAGTACCGCCGCGCCGCGTCCACGTTCGCGTCCGCCGTCGCGGTCGCGGAAAGGCGCATGCCTGCGGATCACCCGGACCTCGGGGAGTGGTACGCGCTCAAGGCGGAGGCGGGCCTCGGGTTCGGCGCGTTCGCGCAAGCGGAGCGAGATGCGAGAGCCGCCCTCGCCATCGCGGAGGCGCACGGCGATACCGCTGCGGCCGACCGCGCCCGGCGCCACCTCGCTGCAGCCACGGGCGGCCGCCCGCCAGAGGCCGCCCGCCGGGCGCAGCAGATCCTCCCCGCACGACGGTAA